A genomic region of Nymphaea colorata isolate Beijing-Zhang1983 chromosome 2, ASM883128v2, whole genome shotgun sequence contains the following coding sequences:
- the LOC116247827 gene encoding disease resistance protein RPV1-like — translation MPSLVELQFLDCFALTTIDESIGKLKNLTHLRIIRCRLLLKLPGSICQLHSLETLDLQGCFGLTSLPERLGELGSLKKLDLSWTSIKKVPCSLKNLHEMLMYGCQSLSRLPDSICRLSSLEMLGLKGCSQLCSVPEGLGYMKSLKKIDLSRTSIEVIPDSIGQLTDLVELSLCNSTGLDSLPDSICQLKLLKSLDLSGCLSLCSLPERLGDLEKLEEIILDNTIIEVLPDSVGQLKSLRLLSLQGCKFLKALPISMRHLISIQQLKMSGTGLMTSENDFPHLAAVNIIELTSSSSELLGLCNQSYKALEILHLKDAIIEELPDCVGKMENLKELRLECEMLKELPNQIEGYLENLTQLVVKSMHIKALPDCIGLLKQLSRLSLKCENLKALPNSIGSLKQMRKLKLNCVNLEALPNSIGHLKKLAEFEVWSNSLEALPDSIGSLKCVWRLKLKCPNLEILPDYIGELESLEQFEVDSHRLKYLPNSIGSLTRIWFLILNCTNLEDLPNSMERLQSLGSLHLHSDNFTAPPDFIGRLENLVTFSFNSKKLKYLDAAIFESLGRLLHLSLSGCKNLEVLIAASIRQTDFARLSSLKYLDLKDCEGREYLPQLPSSLHSLDASGCTNLRKISDISNLKTLYKLCLGGCKLLEDVPGLENISSNLEELELPGPCDFTGCCHFNHDFKNKVFKEITFENLERLKISGSLVPGSAKGQQQLQFILPRLPFSWLRGARLKLGLDKVLSPICLAIIADDVTVFEKIAEVDGDKVELNLGAESIVKTGEGAHCYTMQVTMDVSQLQNVFVLLTIRSSTSLTFQAYI, via the exons ATGCCTAGCTTGGTGGAATTGCAATTTCTAGATTGCTTTGCATTAACTACAATTGATGAATCAATCGGAAAACTCAAGAACTTGACACATTTAAGAATTATCCGCTGTAGGCTTCTACTGAAACTACCGGGTTCCATTTGCCAATTGCATTCTCTTGAAACTCTTGATCTTCAAGGTTGTTTTGGTTTGACTTCTTTGCCAGAGCGATTGGGAGAGCTGGGATCACTCAAGAAGCTTGATCTCAGTTGGACAAGTATAAAGAAGGTACCTTGTTCACTTAAAAACTTGCATGAGATGCTTATGTACGGCTGTCAAAGTCTATCGAGGTTACCTGATTCCATTTGCCGGTTAAGTTCTCTTGAAATGCTTGGTTTGAAAGGGTGTAGTCAACTTTGTTCTGTACCAGAAGGCTTAGGGTACATGAAGTCATTAAAGAAAATTGACCTTTCTAGGACAAGCATTGAGGTCATACCTGATTCTATTGGACAGCTTACCGACCTTGTTGAGCTATCTTTATGTAACTCAACAGGCTTGGATAGCTTACCTGATTCCATTTGCCAGCTAAAGTTGTTGAAATCACTTGACCTTAGTGGGTGTCTGTCTCTCTGCTCTTTGCCAGAAAGACTAGGGGACTTGGAGAAACTGGAGGAGATTATTCTTGACAATACCATAATAGAGGTCTTACCTGATTCAGTTGGGCAGCTCAAAAGCCTTCGCCTACTATCTTTGCAGGGTTGCAAGTTCCTGAAAGCATTACCTATTTCCATGAGACACTTGATCTCCATACAACAGCTGAAAATGTCTGGAACCGGTTTAATGACCTCTGAGAATGACTTTCCACATCTTGCAGCAGTTAATATTATTGAATTGACAAGTTCATCTTCGGAGTTGCTTGGATTGTGCAACCAATCTTACAAAGCCCTAGAAATTCTTCACTTGAAGGATGCTATAATTGAAGAGTTGCCCGATTGTGTTGGAAAGATGGAAAACCTCAAGGAGCTGCGACTAGAATGTGAAATGCTGAAAGAATTGCCCAATCAGATTGAGGGGTACTTGGAAAATCTTACTCAATTAGTAGTCAAGAGCATGCATATAAAAGCTCTGCCTGACTGCATTGGGTTGCTCAAGCAACTTAGTCGGTTGAGTCTGAAATGTGAGAATCTCAAAGCTTTACCCAACTCGATTGGGTCACTGAAACAGATGCGGAAGTTGAAATTGAACTGTGTGAACCTCGAAGCTCTACCCAACTCGATTGGACATTTGAAGAAACTTGCAGAATTTGAGGTGTGGTCTAACAGTCTTGAAGCTCTACCTGATTCCATTGGGTCATTGAAATGTGTTTGGAGATTAAAATTGAAGTGCCCAAACCTCGAGATTCTACCAGATTATATTGGAGAATTAGAAAGTCTTGAACAATTTGAAGTGGATTCCCATCGCCTCAAATATTTGCCCAATTCTATTGGGTCTCTAACAAGGATTTGGTTCTTGATCCTAAACTGCACGAACCTTGAAGATTTGCCTAACTCTATGGAAAGATTACAAAGTCTTGGAAGTTTACATTTACATTCTGACAATTTTACAGCTCCACCTGATTTCATTGGACGATTGGAAAATCTTGTGACCTTCTCGTTCAacagcaaaaaattaaaatacttGGATGCAGCAATTTTTGAGTCATTGGGAAGACTTCTTCATTTATCGCTTAGTGGTTGCAAGAACCTGGAAGTTTTGATAGCTGCCTCTATTCGACAAACAGATTTTGCTCGCCTCTCATCCTTAAAGTATCTTGATTTGAAAGACTGTGAAGGGCGTGAGTACCTTCCTCAGCTTCCCTCTTCTCTACACTCGCTTGATGCTTCTGGATGCaccaatttgagaaaaatatcagatatttcaaacttgaaaACTTTGTACAAGTTGTGTTTGGGTGGTTGTAAGTTGCTTGAAGATGTGCCTGGCCTCGAAAATATTTCAAGCAACTTGGAAGAGCTGGAACTGCCTGGCCCTTGTGATTTCACAGGGTGTTGCCACTTTaatcatgatttcaaaaacaaagtgtTCAAG GAGATaacttttgaaaacttggaaaGGTTGAAGATATCAGGGTCTTTAGTGCCAGGGTCAGCAAAAGGACAACAGCAGCTGCAATTTATACTCCCGAGGTTGCCATTTAGTTGGTTGAGAGGAGCACGGCTGAAGTTGGGCCTGGACAAGGTCCTCTCCCCCATCTGCTTAGCAATAATTGCCGATGACGTTactgtgtttgagaaaattgcGGAAGTCGACGGTGATAAAGTCGAATTGAATTTGGGGGCAGAGAGCATTGTGAAGACAGGGGAGGGAGCACATTGCTATACAATGCAGGTGACAATGGATGTGTCCCAACTGCAAAATGTATTTGTACTTCTTACAATTCGGAGTTCGACtagtttaacatttcaagcatacatttaa